In Anaerolineales bacterium, the sequence CACCAGCGCGTAAGCCGCGCCGAAGGAGAAGCCCACTGACGCCAGCTTCTCGCGGGTCACCGCCGGGTGAGCTGCCAAGTAGGCAGCCGCCGCGGCGGCCAAGGCTGCCATGGCGGGGAAATCCTCTTCGGCGGCGGTCACCAGCTTTTCCGCCTCGGCGACGTCGGCGGTTTGCGCGCCGGCGAAGAAGTCCGGGGCGAAGACCACGAAGCCTTCGGCAGCGAGCTTGTCGGCCAGCTTGGTGAAAAGGTCGGTCAGCCCCCACCAAGCATGCAAAAGCAGCAGCCCCGGGCCGCGGCCCTCAGGCGGCAGGGCCAAATACCCTCGGCCTTGCTCCTCTGCTAACGAATAGGTTTCCATGGGCATCGCATTGCCCTCCTCGGGATTAAGATGCTCCAATATAGAACAAATAATCTATGAAGTCAAGGGGGATAACCCAAACGCCTTTGCGCGCCAGCATTTTCAGCCGGTCGCGCAAAGGCGTTTGTCTCGCTCCTTGGAATGACGAGCTAACTCTTATACGCCCATTCGCCCTGGCGCATCAGCGGCTCGCGGCTGCCGTCCTTGGCGATGCCATCGATATCCATCTTCTCTGAACCGATCATGAAGTCC encodes:
- a CDS encoding dienelactone hydrolase family protein, with translation MPMETYSLAEEQGRGYLALPPEGRGPGLLLLHAWWGLTDLFTKLADKLAAEGFVVFAPDFFAGAQTADVAEAEKLVTAAEEDFPAMAALAAAAAAYLAAHPAVTREKLASVGFSFGAAYALVLDEGMPDAFERVVLFYGMAGADVSKSKAHILAHYAENDPFESTEAARAMQAPNLEVHIYPGTGHWFFEHNRPDAYNAEAAELAWQRTLAFLKDESENADAT